A region of Neovison vison isolate M4711 chromosome 7, ASM_NN_V1, whole genome shotgun sequence DNA encodes the following proteins:
- the LOC122913502 gene encoding olfactory receptor 52B4-like produces the protein MATLNYTGTSHSFFILVGIPGLEDQHTWISLPFFISYLVAVLGNSLLVFIIITERSLHEPMYLFLCMLAVADLILSTTTVPKALAIFWFHAGEISLDGCVTQIFFIHATFIAESGILLAMAFDRYVAICDPLRYTAVLSHAIIIRVALAVVMRSFSVILPDVFLVKRLPFCHSNVLPHTYCEHMAVAKFACADIRVNVWYGLSVLLSTVVLDALLILVSYTLILNAVFHLPSRGARQKALGTCGSHLGVISMFYLPGIFTIITQRFGHHVPLHTHILLANICMLAPPMLNPIIYGVKTKQIRERVVSTFHSGTMLSLCD, from the coding sequence ATGGCAACCCTCAACTATACTGGTACCAGCCACTCAttcttcattctggtgggcatcCCTGGCCTGGAAGACCAACACACAtggatttctcttcctttctttatttcctaCCTGGTTGCTGTCCTTGGGAATAGTCTCCTTgtcttcatcatcatcactgaACGTAGCCTCCATGAACCCATGTATCTCTTCCTCTGCATGCTAGCTGTGGCTGACCTTATCCTGTCTACTACCACTGTGCCCAAAGCCCTGGCCATATTCTGGTTTCATGCTGGGGAGATTTCCCTTGATGGCTGTGTCACTCAAATCTTCTTCATCCATGCCACCTTCATTGCTGAATCAGGGATTCTGCTGGCCATGGCAtttgaccgctatgtggccatctgtgaCCCATTGCGCTATACTGCAGTGCTCAGTCATGCCATAATCATAAGGGTTGCCCTGGCTGTGGTCATGAGAAGCTTCTCTGTGATACTCCCAGATGTGTTCCTGGTCAAGAGACTGCCTTTCTGCCATAGCAATGTGCTACCACATACCTACTGTGAGCACATGGCGGTTGCCAAGTTTGCTTGTGCTGATATTCGTGTCAATGTCTGGTATGGCTTGTCTGTTCTCCTCTCTACTGTAGTGCTAGACGCCTTGCTCATCTTGGTTTCTTACACCCTCATCCTCAATGCAGTCTTCCATCTCCCTTCCCGAGGAGCTCGGCAAAAGGCCCTAGGCACATGTGGCTCCCATCTTGGAGTCATTTCCATGTTCTACTTGCCTGGCATTTTTACAATAATTACCCAGCGGTTTGGGCATCATGTTCCCCTCCACACTCACATTCTGTTGGCCAATATCTGCATGTTAGCTCCTCCCATGCTGAATCCTATAATTTATGGGGTCAAGACCAAGCAGATTCGAGAGCGTGTGGTCAGTACTTTTCACAGTGGAACCATGCTGAGTCTGTGTGACTAA
- the TRIM21 gene encoding E3 ubiquitin-protein ligase TRIM21, with translation MASVAPLAMMWEEVTCPICLDPMVEPMSIDCGHNFCHECISEVGKDGGGVCPVCKHNFLLQNLRPNWPLANMVDNLKQMAQSAKEDTQGDRCKVHGEKLHLFCEEDGKTLCWVCSQSQRHRNHHMVPIEDAAQEYQKKLQVALGKLRKGQELAEEMEVNIATKRTAWKNQVETHKLRIHAEFVQQKNFLATEEQRQLQRLDMEERNQLRILGEVEAMLAQKSQALQELVMELERRSRGSAVELLQEVKNVLGRSESWNLKELDITSPDLRNVCLVPGLKRMLRTCGVHITLDPHTANSWLILSEDRRQVRLGDRRQEVPENEDRFDHYPMVLGAQCFDSGQVYWEVDVTGKEAWDLGVCRDSVQRKGQFLLSPETGFWTIWLWNKQKYEAGTCIQTPLHLQVPPRQVGIFLDYEARIVSFYNITDHGSLIYTFSECAFTGPLRPFFSTGFNDGGRNAAPLVLCPLEMG, from the exons ATGGCCTCAGTAGCGCCCTTGGCAATGATGTGGGAGGAGGTTACATGCCCTATCTGCCTGGATCCCATGGTGGAGCCTATGAGCATTGACTGTGGCCACAACTTCTGCCATGAATGCATCTCTGAAGTCGGGAAAGATGGGGGCGGTGTCTGTCCTGTGTGTAAGCACAACTTCTTGCTCCAAAACCTCCGACCCAACTGGCCACTGGCTAACATGGTGGACAACCTCAAACAAATGGCCCAGAGTGCCAAGGAGGACACACAGGGGGACCGATGTAAGGTGCATGGAGAGAAACTGCACCTGTTTTGTGAGGAAGATGGGAAGACCCTTTGCTGGGTGTGTTCCCAGTCCCAGAGACACCGTAACCACCACATGGTTCCTATTGAAGATGCTGCTCAGGAATACCAG AAGAAGCTTCAAGTGGCATTAGGGAAACTGAGAAAAGGACAGGAGTTGGCCGAAGAGATGGAAGTGAATATTGCAACAAAGAGAACAGCCTGGAAG AATCAGGTTGAAACACACAAACTGAGAATTCATGCAGAGTTTGTGCAGCAGAAAAACTTCCTGGCTACAGAGGAGCAGCGGCAACTGCAGAGGCTAGACATGGAGGAGAGGAACCAACTGAGAATCCTGGGGGAGGTGGAGGCCATGCTGGCCCAGAAGAGCCAAGCCCTGCAGGAGCTGGTgatggagctggagaggaggagcaggggttCAGCTGTCGAGCTGCTGCAG GAGGTGAAAAATGTCCTGGGAAG GAGTGAGTCTTGGAACCTGAAGGAGCTGGACATCACCTCCCCAGACCTGAGGAATGTGTGCCTTGTGCCAGGGTTGAAGAGGATGCTGAGGACATGTGGAG TACACATCACTCTGGATCCGCACACAGCCAATTCGTGGCTCATCCTTTCAGAGGATCGGAGACAAGTAAGGCTCGGAGACAGACGGCAGGAAGTGCCTGAAAATGAGGACAGATTTGACCattatcccatggtcctgggtGCCCAGTGCTTTGACTCTGGACAGGTTTACTGGGAGGTAGATGTGACAGGGAAGGAGGCCTGGGACCTGGGTGTTTGTAGAGACTCTGTGCAAAGGAAGGGGCAATTTTTGCTCAGCCCTGAGACAGGCTTCTGGACAATTTGGCTGtggaacaaacaaaaatatgaggCTGGCACCTGCATCCAGACTCCCCTCCACCTTCAGGTCCCTCCACGCCAAGTTGGGATTTTCCTGGACTATGAGGCCCGCATTGTCTCCTTCTATAACATCACTGACCACGGCTCCCTCATCTATACCTTCTCTGAATGTGCCTTCACTGGACCTCTACGGCCCTTCTTCAGTACTGGTTTTAATGATGGAGGAAGAAATGCAGCTCCTCTTGTCCTCTGTCCTCTGGAGATGGGGTGA